A stretch of Pseudomonas taetrolens DNA encodes these proteins:
- a CDS encoding GNAT family N-acetyltransferase has protein sequence MPDVVIVQANYANPVHAEALRQVLNHYAQDPMGGGEGLAPEVLEQLPSELAKRPHAFSVLAFVNGEAAGLINCFEGFSTFAAKPLINVHDVSVVDTFRGLGLSQRMLLKVEEIARERDCCKITLEVLEGNPVAQASYRKFGFSDGQLDPAHGRMLFWNKYL, from the coding sequence ATGCCGGATGTCGTGATCGTGCAAGCCAACTATGCCAATCCTGTTCACGCCGAGGCGCTCAGGCAGGTGCTGAATCACTACGCTCAAGATCCGATGGGGGGCGGTGAAGGTCTGGCGCCAGAGGTGCTGGAGCAGTTGCCGTCCGAGCTGGCCAAACGCCCGCATGCGTTCAGCGTCCTGGCCTTTGTCAACGGCGAGGCGGCAGGGCTGATCAACTGTTTCGAAGGGTTTTCGACCTTTGCCGCAAAGCCTTTGATCAATGTACATGACGTGTCGGTGGTGGATACATTTCGCGGGTTGGGACTGAGCCAGCGCATGCTGCTCAAGGTTGAAGAGATTGCCCGTGAGCGCGATTGCTGCAAAATCACCCTCGAGGTGCTTGAAGGCAATCCGGTGGCCCAGGCGTCCTATCGCAAGTTCGGTTTCAGCGACGGGCAGCTTGATCCGGCCCACGGCCGTATGCTGTTCTGGAACAAATACCTGTAA
- a CDS encoding efflux RND transporter periplasmic adaptor subunit has product MKRPRQTRRALLIALSLLLVVALAVWLWLKPGREAFDTVPVTRGDIESSVTALGTLQPRQYVDVGAQASGQIHKIHVDVGDEVKEGQLLVEIDPSTQTAKLDASRYAIDNLKAQLQEQRALHDLARQKYQRQQTLAQGGATRQEDIQSAQAEVRTTQARVNMFKAQIRQAQASLRSDEAELGYTRIYAPMSGTVVALDAREGQTLNAQQQTPLILRIAKLSPMTVWAEVSEADIGHVKPGMPAYFTTLSGGNRRWASTVRQVLPVPPKPLNEASQGGGSPSNSGKSGSARVVLYTVLLDVDNADQALMPEMTTQVFFVAGQARNTLLAPIVALQGSTEGERQTAYVVAKNGKVEPRDIRTGLSDRLRVQVLEGLNEGDHLLIGPAIGNGG; this is encoded by the coding sequence ATGAAACGCCCTCGACAGACCCGCCGTGCACTGCTGATTGCCTTGAGTTTATTGCTTGTCGTTGCCCTTGCTGTCTGGCTTTGGCTGAAGCCCGGCCGGGAGGCATTTGACACCGTGCCTGTCACCCGCGGTGATATCGAAAGTAGCGTTACCGCTCTGGGCACCTTGCAACCCAGACAGTATGTTGACGTGGGGGCGCAAGCATCCGGGCAAATCCATAAAATCCATGTCGACGTCGGTGATGAAGTCAAGGAAGGCCAGTTGCTGGTCGAAATCGACCCCTCGACTCAAACCGCCAAGCTTGACGCCAGCCGCTACGCCATTGACAACCTCAAGGCCCAGTTGCAAGAACAGCGCGCCCTGCACGACCTGGCCCGGCAAAAATATCAGCGCCAGCAGACCCTCGCCCAGGGCGGCGCCACCCGCCAGGAAGATATCCAGAGCGCACAGGCCGAAGTGCGCACCACTCAGGCTCGGGTCAACATGTTCAAGGCACAGATTCGCCAGGCGCAGGCGAGCTTGCGCAGTGACGAGGCTGAGCTGGGCTATACCCGCATCTATGCGCCCATGTCCGGCACCGTCGTGGCGCTGGATGCCCGCGAAGGCCAGACCCTCAATGCCCAGCAACAAACACCGCTGATCCTGCGCATCGCCAAGCTGTCTCCCATGACCGTCTGGGCCGAGGTATCGGAAGCGGACATCGGTCATGTCAAACCCGGCATGCCGGCTTATTTCACCACCTTGAGCGGCGGTAACCGGCGCTGGGCCAGCACCGTGCGCCAAGTGCTGCCCGTGCCGCCCAAACCGTTGAATGAAGCCAGTCAGGGCGGGGGCAGCCCGTCCAATTCCGGCAAGAGCGGAAGTGCCCGTGTGGTGCTGTACACCGTGCTCCTCGACGTCGACAACGCCGATCAGGCACTGATGCCGGAAATGACCACTCAGGTGTTTTTCGTCGCCGGCCAGGCCAGGAATACCTTGCTCGCACCGATCGTGGCCTTGCAGGGCAGTACCGAGGGTGAGCGTCAGACCGCTTACGTGGTGGCAAAAAACGGCAAGGTCGAACCCCGCGATATTCGCACCGGCCTCAGCGACCGTTTGCGGGTGCAAGTGCTCGAAGGCCTGAACGAAGGTGATCACCTGCTCATCGGCCCTGCCATCGGCAATGGAGGCTGA
- a CDS encoding MgtC/SapB family protein — protein sequence MQALNNINLTSLIDTLVSLSAAFILGGLIGYERQYRQRTAGLRTNVLVAVGAAIFVDMANRLGGAEGAVRVVAYVVSGIGFLGAGVIMREEGNVRGLNTAATLWASAAIGACAGADLVVEALLGTLFVLAANTLLRPIVNNINRQPLDVISSEVTYMVYVIARRHQQKAALALLEAELERSNYPARDLDMHPFGQDDVEIEATLVATSVDGDELDALIARISTSTLVVQAFWSSSTTE from the coding sequence ATGCAAGCACTTAACAACATCAACCTGACGTCCTTGATCGACACGCTGGTCAGTCTCAGCGCTGCTTTTATTCTGGGCGGGCTGATCGGTTATGAGCGTCAGTATCGCCAACGTACGGCAGGTTTACGCACCAATGTGCTGGTGGCGGTGGGCGCGGCTATTTTCGTCGACATGGCCAACCGCCTGGGCGGTGCTGAAGGCGCGGTGAGGGTGGTGGCGTATGTCGTGTCCGGCATCGGCTTTCTGGGCGCGGGGGTGATCATGCGCGAGGAGGGCAACGTCCGCGGGCTGAACACAGCGGCCACATTATGGGCATCAGCCGCCATCGGTGCCTGCGCCGGTGCAGACCTGGTTGTGGAAGCCTTGCTTGGCACGCTGTTTGTGCTTGCGGCCAATACGTTGTTGCGCCCGATCGTTAACAACATTAACCGCCAGCCGCTGGACGTGATCTCGTCCGAAGTGACCTACATGGTTTACGTCATTGCCCGACGTCATCAGCAGAAGGCCGCGCTGGCTCTGCTGGAGGCCGAACTGGAGCGCAGCAATTACCCGGCACGTGATCTGGATATGCATCCCTTTGGCCAGGATGACGTCGAGATTGAAGCGACGCTGGTCGCGACCTCGGTGGACGGTGATGAACTGGATGCCCTGATTGCGAGGATCTCGACGTCGACCCTGGTGGTTCAGGCTTTCTGGAGCTCAAGTACGACAGAGTAA
- a CDS encoding ATP-binding protein has protein sequence MKVLVWQGLAGLLLLIIGLHSAIADTSVQTLGLLGRSSVEGYSVELAPADRQWLKHKGTLRLGVSAPDYPPFDLTSSGEEFEGLTADYAALLSQLLNVPIEVRCYPTRPLAIAALKRGEIDLLSSANGFEAADPGLVLSLAYADDSPALVTRISPREELPDDLAGLRVAMLDHYLPPESVHAFYPEATLQLYPSTLTAIGAVAFGQADVYLGDFISAHYLIKKNYLNNVQLADFSRLEANPFTFALRRGNKRLLSAVNAALAVIPASERMTILRRWSSEGPQMNNRWRLDFTPDEQRWVREHTRLKVAINDQFLPFSFFDEQGTFKGLVADVLATISARTGIQFEPVRGDSVEAMEQLVISGKADLVGAFIPKTGLNSALQPTRPYVTTPFVLVTRIGPENPVTLDQMAGKRVTMVRGNVLGEFVRQTYPQVQVLNADSAATALTMVAEGKADGAISPLLSSRYLIAQHFSKQLHITSTVGTYPAQVGFATASHAPELNSVMDKALLSIPPEEMGALINRWRSDKLQPDSYWLRNRAAIVRGFTIAAGLLLVALVWIAYLRRAIARRQQLLEQLQAAKQSADEANRAKTTFLATMSHEIRTPMNAVIGMLELAMKKADQGVMDRFAIEVASGAARELLDLIGDILDIARIESGHLSLNPKRANVQALVKSVMHMFEGLARQKRLSLVCELNTLTASTEVLLDPMRFKQIVSNLLSNAIKFTDKGQIRLTVDMAPAHDAGHVSIRVCVTDTGMGISDVDQRRLFSPFVQASNNTQSVRSGSGLGLVISRTLCEMMDGELQLSSVLGIGTRVEVMLVLPRLEPEHAVVVAEQEGPVQTRSLNILVVDDYPANRMLLSQQLSYLGHRVTDAENGAQGLAAWRTGAFDGVVTDCSMPVMDGYGLTRAIRAEEAARGQAPCLILGVTANAQPEEVERCREAGMDQCLFKPISLKDLSTGLASGIPDMQEEAEVNDDSAVDGEIDLKYLSQLSQGDDKLVHRLLAELASSNSEDLVRLLALFVRDDYQGLAKLAHGIKGGGMLIRSARLVECCEQLEAACGAGDLQQITACVDALHSAMEHLAEVLDRYAHAR, from the coding sequence ATGAAGGTCCTTGTGTGGCAAGGACTGGCCGGACTGTTACTTCTTATTATCGGGCTGCACAGTGCAATAGCTGACACGTCTGTACAAACGCTAGGGCTGTTGGGTCGTTCAAGCGTGGAAGGGTACAGCGTGGAACTTGCACCCGCTGACAGGCAATGGCTCAAACACAAAGGCACCCTTCGCCTGGGTGTTTCTGCACCCGACTACCCGCCTTTTGATTTGACGTCCAGCGGCGAGGAATTCGAAGGGCTGACCGCTGACTATGCCGCGTTGTTGTCGCAGTTGCTGAATGTGCCCATCGAGGTCAGGTGCTATCCGACGCGGCCGCTGGCGATAGCCGCGCTCAAGCGTGGCGAAATCGACCTGTTGAGCAGTGCCAATGGTTTTGAGGCGGCAGACCCCGGGCTGGTACTGAGTCTTGCCTATGCTGACGACTCGCCCGCCCTGGTGACGCGCATCAGCCCTCGAGAGGAACTGCCCGACGACCTGGCGGGCCTGCGCGTGGCGATGCTGGATCACTACTTGCCGCCCGAAAGTGTTCACGCGTTTTATCCCGAGGCCACGCTGCAACTGTATCCCTCCACCCTGACGGCGATCGGGGCCGTGGCGTTTGGTCAGGCGGACGTCTACCTAGGCGACTTCATCAGTGCGCATTACCTGATCAAAAAAAACTATTTGAACAATGTGCAACTGGCAGACTTTTCACGGCTGGAGGCCAATCCGTTCACGTTTGCCCTGAGGCGCGGTAACAAGCGGTTACTGTCTGCGGTGAACGCGGCGCTGGCCGTGATCCCGGCCAGTGAACGGATGACCATTCTGCGGCGCTGGAGCTCCGAAGGGCCGCAAATGAATAATCGCTGGCGGCTTGATTTCACCCCCGATGAGCAGCGCTGGGTGCGGGAGCATACGCGCCTGAAAGTGGCGATCAATGATCAGTTTCTGCCGTTTTCGTTTTTCGATGAACAAGGCACATTCAAAGGGTTAGTGGCTGATGTCCTCGCCACGATCAGTGCGCGTACGGGCATTCAATTCGAGCCGGTACGGGGGGATTCGGTTGAAGCTATGGAACAGTTGGTCATCAGCGGCAAGGCCGATCTGGTGGGTGCGTTCATCCCTAAAACGGGTCTAAACAGCGCGCTGCAACCCACCCGGCCTTACGTCACAACGCCTTTCGTGCTGGTGACCCGCATCGGCCCTGAAAACCCTGTCACGCTGGATCAGATGGCGGGCAAGCGAGTGACCATGGTGCGCGGAAATGTACTGGGTGAATTTGTGCGCCAGACCTACCCGCAGGTTCAGGTGCTGAATGCCGATAGTGCGGCGACGGCACTGACCATGGTGGCTGAGGGCAAGGCGGATGGGGCGATCAGTCCGCTGCTGAGTTCGCGTTATTTGATTGCCCAACACTTTAGCAAGCAGTTGCACATCACCAGCACGGTGGGTACATATCCTGCACAAGTGGGCTTTGCCACGGCAAGCCATGCGCCTGAGTTGAACTCGGTCATGGACAAAGCACTATTGAGTATCCCCCCTGAAGAAATGGGAGCGCTGATCAATCGCTGGCGCAGTGATAAGTTGCAGCCCGACAGTTATTGGTTGCGCAACCGCGCCGCGATTGTTCGAGGTTTTACCATCGCGGCGGGCCTGTTGTTAGTTGCTCTGGTGTGGATTGCCTATTTGCGTCGGGCAATCGCCAGGCGCCAGCAGTTATTGGAGCAACTGCAAGCGGCCAAACAAAGTGCCGATGAAGCGAACCGGGCGAAAACCACCTTCCTGGCGACCATGAGTCATGAAATCCGGACACCGATGAATGCGGTGATTGGCATGCTGGAGCTGGCCATGAAAAAAGCCGACCAGGGCGTCATGGACCGGTTTGCCATTGAGGTGGCATCCGGCGCGGCGCGGGAGCTGCTGGATTTGATCGGTGACATCCTGGATATCGCGCGCATCGAGTCGGGGCACCTGTCATTGAACCCTAAACGCGCCAATGTGCAGGCGCTGGTAAAAAGCGTGATGCACATGTTTGAAGGGCTGGCGCGGCAGAAGCGTCTGAGTCTGGTCTGCGAGCTGAATACCCTGACGGCGAGCACCGAAGTACTGCTCGACCCGATGCGCTTCAAGCAAATTGTCTCCAACTTGTTAAGCAATGCCATCAAGTTCACGGACAAGGGCCAGATCCGCCTGACAGTCGACATGGCCCCCGCTCACGATGCGGGTCACGTGTCGATCCGCGTGTGTGTGACAGACACCGGGATGGGCATTTCTGACGTGGACCAGCGGCGATTGTTCAGCCCGTTCGTACAGGCCAGTAACAACACTCAATCCGTTCGCAGTGGCTCGGGCCTGGGGTTGGTGATCAGCCGCACGCTTTGCGAAATGATGGACGGTGAGCTGCAGCTGAGCAGTGTCTTGGGCATCGGTACCCGGGTAGAGGTCATGTTGGTGTTACCACGGCTTGAGCCGGAGCACGCGGTGGTGGTCGCGGAGCAGGAAGGGCCTGTGCAGACACGTTCACTGAATATTCTGGTAGTGGATGATTACCCGGCCAACCGCATGCTGCTGTCCCAGCAACTGAGTTATCTGGGGCACCGCGTGACTGACGCTGAAAATGGTGCGCAGGGCTTGGCTGCATGGCGTACGGGGGCGTTCGACGGGGTGGTGACCGACTGCAGCATGCCGGTCATGGATGGCTATGGATTGACCCGTGCCATACGAGCTGAAGAAGCCGCACGAGGCCAGGCGCCGTGCCTGATTTTGGGGGTTACCGCCAATGCACAACCTGAAGAAGTCGAGCGTTGTCGAGAAGCGGGGATGGACCAGTGCCTGTTCAAACCGATCAGCCTCAAGGACTTGAGCACGGGGCTGGCTTCAGGCATACCGGATATGCAGGAAGAGGCCGAGGTCAATGACGATTCTGCAGTGGATGGTGAGATTGATTTGAAGTACCTGAGCCAGTTGAGCCAGGGCGACGACAAACTGGTTCACAGGTTGTTGGCGGAGCTGGCGAGCAGCAACAGCGAGGACCTTGTTCGTTTGCTGGCGCTGTTTGTTCGCGACGACTATCAAGGCCTGGCGAAGCTCGCGCATGGGATCAAGGGCGGAGGCATGCTGATTCGTTCCGCTCGACTGGTTGAATGTTGTGAGCAACTTGAAGCCGCCTGCGGTGCGGGTGATCTGCAGCAAATCACGGCCTGCGTCGACGCCCTGCACAGCGCCATGGAGCACCTGGCCGAGGTGCTAGACCGCTACGCCCACGCACGATAA
- a CDS encoding lysine N(6)-hydroxylase/L-ornithine N(5)-oxygenase family protein, translating to MSQAIASSVVHDLIGIGFGPSNLALAIALEERGQVQGPLDVLFLDKQADYRWHGNTLVTQSELQISFLKDLVTLRNPTSPFSFVNYLKAHGRLVDFINLGTFYPCRMEFNDYLRWVASHFEAQSRYGEEVLAIEPVLHQQQVEALRVISRDTQGQQWVRTTRSVVVSAGGTPRIPQAFKALKDDSRVFHHSHYLERMARQSCVSGKPMRIAIIGGGQSAAEAFIDLNDSYPSVQVDLILRGSALKPADDSPFVNEVFSPEFTDLMFAQNTAERERLITEYQSTNYSVVDIDLIERIYGIFYRQKVSGIARHAFRSLTCIENAVAGEQGITLALRNTASGELSEQVYDAVILATGYERQMHRHLLAPLAEYLGDFEVGRDYRVITDERCKAGIYMQGFSQASHGLSDTLLSVLPIRAEDISASLYAHDKNRHTRHELAERLLANAS from the coding sequence ATGTCACAGGCAATCGCTTCGTCCGTCGTTCATGATCTGATCGGCATCGGCTTCGGGCCTTCCAACCTGGCGCTGGCCATCGCCCTGGAAGAACGAGGACAGGTTCAGGGCCCCTTGGACGTGTTGTTTTTGGACAAGCAGGCCGATTATCGCTGGCATGGCAATACGCTGGTGACCCAGAGTGAATTGCAGATTTCCTTTCTCAAGGATCTGGTCACCTTGCGCAATCCAACCAGCCCGTTCTCCTTCGTCAATTATCTGAAGGCCCATGGTCGGCTGGTGGATTTCATTAACCTTGGGACCTTTTATCCTTGCCGCATGGAGTTCAATGACTACCTGCGCTGGGTGGCGTCGCACTTTGAGGCGCAGAGCCGTTATGGCGAAGAAGTGCTGGCCATTGAGCCGGTGCTGCACCAGCAGCAGGTTGAAGCGCTGCGCGTAATTTCCCGCGATACCCAGGGCCAGCAATGGGTGCGCACCACGCGCTCGGTGGTGGTCAGTGCAGGTGGTACGCCGCGTATTCCGCAGGCGTTCAAGGCACTCAAGGATGACAGCCGGGTATTCCATCATTCGCACTATCTTGAGCGCATGGCCCGGCAGTCCTGCGTGTCAGGTAAACCGATGCGCATCGCGATTATCGGCGGCGGGCAGAGTGCGGCGGAAGCTTTTATCGACCTGAACGACAGCTATCCGTCGGTGCAGGTCGATTTGATCCTGCGTGGCTCGGCACTGAAACCTGCGGATGACAGTCCATTCGTTAACGAAGTGTTCTCGCCTGAATTCACCGATCTGATGTTTGCGCAAAATACCGCCGAGCGTGAGCGTCTGATCACCGAGTACCAGAGCACGAACTATTCGGTGGTGGACATCGACCTGATCGAGCGCATTTACGGGATTTTCTATCGCCAGAAAGTTTCAGGCATCGCGCGTCATGCATTCCGCAGCCTGACGTGCATTGAAAACGCTGTGGCGGGCGAGCAGGGCATCACACTTGCCCTGCGCAATACGGCCAGCGGTGAATTGAGCGAGCAGGTCTACGATGCAGTGATTCTGGCCACCGGTTATGAGCGGCAAATGCACCGTCATTTGCTGGCACCGTTGGCCGAGTACCTGGGTGACTTCGAGGTAGGCCGCGATTATCGCGTGATCACCGACGAGCGTTGCAAGGCCGGGATCTACATGCAGGGTTTCAGCCAGGCCAGTCACGGCCTGAGCGACACGCTGCTGTCAGTGTTGCCGATTCGGGCCGAAGACATTTCGGCCTCGCTGTACGCCCATGACAAGAACCGCCACACGCGCCACGAACTGGCCGAAAGGTTACTGGCCAACGCCAGCTAA
- a CDS encoding sigma-70 family RNA polymerase sigma factor, protein MLENYYRELVSFLSARLGNAQAAEDVVHDAYVRVLERTAAEPIEQPRAFLYRTALNLVIDGHRRNTLRQIEPLDVLDTEERFFSPSPQVLMDHGQRLEMLQRALAELPAACRDSFLLRKLEGLSHLEIAERLGVSRSVVEKNIVNAMKHCRVRIRMWDNA, encoded by the coding sequence ATGTTGGAAAACTACTATCGCGAGCTGGTGAGCTTCTTGAGTGCCAGGCTAGGCAATGCCCAGGCGGCCGAAGATGTGGTGCATGACGCTTATGTGCGGGTGCTGGAGCGTACCGCTGCCGAACCGATCGAGCAGCCTCGGGCATTTCTGTACCGCACGGCGCTCAACCTGGTGATCGACGGCCATCGGCGCAACACCTTGCGCCAGATCGAACCCCTGGATGTCCTGGACACCGAAGAGCGTTTTTTCAGCCCCTCGCCACAGGTCCTGATGGATCATGGCCAGCGTCTGGAGATGCTTCAGCGAGCCTTGGCAGAGCTGCCTGCGGCGTGCCGCGACAGTTTTTTGCTGCGCAAGCTGGAGGGACTGTCTCACCTTGAGATTGCCGAGCGCCTGGGAGTGTCGCGCAGTGTGGTCGAGAAGAACATTGTCAACGCCATGAAGCATTGTCGCGTTCGAATCCGGATGTGGGACAACGCCTAA
- a CDS encoding MacB family efflux pump subunit produces MPTPLIDLQDIRKVYGGVDAPEVHVLKGVSLSIHAGEFVAIVGASGSGKSTLMNILGCLDRPTSGRYLFAGEDVANLDTDELAWLRREAFGFVFQGYHLIPSASAQENVEMPAIYAGMPAAERHVRAAALLARLGLAERTANRPHQLSGGQQQRVSIARALMNGGHIILADEPTGALDSHSGAEVMTLLDELASQGHVVILITHDREVAARANRIIEVRDGEVISDSANGEPPAPTDNPKALQAIDLRQRLSAGSEARGAWKGELLDAVHAAWRVMWINRFRTALTLLGIVIGVASVVVMLAVGEGSKRQVMAEMGAFGSNIIYLSGMSPRPRAPLGIVTLNDVAALSTLPQVRMIMPINGADIGVRYGNVDHTMYTGGNGIDFPAIFNWPVVQGNFFTQADEDAAAAVAVIGKKVRDKVLKDVPNPIGQYILLENVPFRVVGILAKKGASSGDSDSDSRIVVPYSAASVRLFGSHNPEYVVIAAADASKVHQTEQAIEQLMLKLHHGQRDFEITNNAAMIQAEAKTRNSLSLMLGSIAAISLLVGGIGVMNIMLMTVRERTREIGIRMATGARQRDILRQFLTEALMLSVVGGVAGIVLAFMVGGVLLLCDVAVAFSVISVLGAFACALVTGVIFGFMPARKAARLDPVTALTSE; encoded by the coding sequence ATGCCCACTCCCTTGATTGACCTGCAGGACATTCGCAAGGTCTACGGCGGCGTCGACGCCCCTGAAGTGCATGTGCTCAAGGGCGTCAGCCTGTCGATCCATGCCGGCGAATTCGTGGCGATCGTCGGGGCTTCAGGCTCGGGCAAATCGACCCTGATGAACATTCTCGGCTGCCTTGATCGCCCGACCAGCGGCCGCTATCTGTTTGCCGGCGAAGACGTCGCCAATCTCGATACCGATGAACTGGCCTGGCTGCGCCGCGAGGCTTTTGGCTTTGTGTTTCAGGGCTACCACCTGATCCCTTCCGCCTCGGCACAGGAAAACGTCGAAATGCCGGCGATTTATGCCGGCATGCCCGCCGCCGAACGGCATGTCCGCGCCGCTGCTCTCCTCGCCCGCCTGGGTCTGGCCGAGCGCACCGCCAACCGTCCGCATCAACTGTCGGGAGGTCAGCAACAGCGGGTTTCGATTGCCCGGGCCCTGATGAACGGCGGGCACATCATCCTCGCTGACGAACCCACCGGTGCCCTCGATAGCCACAGCGGCGCCGAGGTCATGACCCTGCTCGACGAGCTGGCCAGCCAGGGGCATGTGGTTATCTTGATTACCCATGACCGTGAAGTCGCTGCCCGAGCCAACCGGATCATCGAGGTGCGCGACGGCGAGGTCATCAGTGACAGCGCCAACGGCGAGCCACCCGCGCCCACCGATAACCCCAAAGCCTTGCAAGCCATCGACCTGCGCCAGCGACTCAGTGCGGGCAGCGAAGCCCGGGGGGCCTGGAAAGGCGAGTTGCTGGATGCAGTGCATGCCGCGTGGCGGGTGATGTGGATCAATCGTTTCCGTACGGCCCTGACCTTGCTCGGCATCGTGATCGGCGTGGCCTCGGTGGTGGTGATGCTGGCGGTTGGCGAAGGCAGCAAACGCCAGGTGATGGCGGAAATGGGCGCGTTTGGCTCAAATATTATTTACCTCAGCGGCATGTCTCCCAGACCCCGGGCGCCACTGGGCATTGTGACGCTCAATGATGTGGCCGCCCTGTCGACCCTGCCGCAAGTGAGAATGATCATGCCGATCAATGGCGCCGACATTGGCGTGCGCTACGGCAACGTCGACCACACGATGTACACCGGCGGCAATGGCATCGATTTTCCGGCGATTTTCAACTGGCCGGTAGTGCAGGGCAACTTCTTCACCCAGGCCGACGAAGATGCCGCTGCTGCAGTCGCGGTGATCGGTAAAAAGGTCCGCGACAAAGTACTCAAGGATGTGCCCAATCCGATTGGCCAGTACATCCTGCTGGAAAACGTGCCCTTCCGCGTCGTCGGCATCCTCGCGAAAAAAGGGGCCAGCTCCGGCGATTCGGACAGCGACAGCCGCATCGTGGTGCCTTACTCCGCCGCCAGCGTGCGCCTGTTCGGCAGCCATAATCCCGAATATGTGGTGATCGCCGCAGCCGATGCAAGCAAGGTCCATCAAACCGAGCAGGCCATTGAGCAACTGATGCTCAAACTGCACCACGGCCAACGCGACTTCGAAATCACCAACAACGCTGCGATGATTCAGGCAGAAGCCAAAACCCGTAACTCCCTGTCGCTGATGCTCGGTTCAATTGCCGCCATCTCGCTGCTGGTGGGCGGTATCGGGGTGATGAATATCATGCTGATGACCGTACGCGAGCGTACCCGAGAGATCGGCATCCGCATGGCGACCGGTGCGCGTCAGCGCGACATCCTGCGCCAGTTCCTGACCGAAGCCTTGATGCTCTCGGTGGTAGGAGGCGTGGCGGGTATCGTCCTGGCATTCATGGTCGGCGGCGTACTGCTGCTGTGCGATGTGGCGGTCGCGTTTTCTGTGATCTCAGTCCTCGGCGCCTTTGCTTGCGCGCTGGTGACGGGTGTCATTTTCGGCTTTATGCCGGCCCGCAAAGCTGCCCGGCTCGACCCGGTCACGGCCCTTACCAGTGAATGA
- a CDS encoding response regulator transcription factor: MFKVLIADDHSLIRSAVKVLLQNQGYNVVAEATNGIDAVQLARQHVVDMVILDITMPGLDGLDVISRIKASGLNSRILVLTSQPPLFYSQRCMKAGAAGFISKTQDLSELLRAIKVVMDGYMFFPNLTITSVRNSDGTLSDLELIEQLSARELSILQQLARGLSNKKIAEDMTLSSKTISTYKTRLIEKLNIKSVVYLADFAKRNDLI, from the coding sequence ATGTTTAAAGTTCTGATTGCCGATGATCATTCGCTGATCCGCTCAGCGGTTAAAGTCCTACTGCAAAACCAGGGCTATAACGTTGTGGCAGAAGCAACCAATGGCATCGATGCGGTTCAACTGGCACGTCAGCATGTCGTGGACATGGTGATCCTGGACATCACGATGCCGGGTCTGGATGGTCTTGATGTGATCAGCCGGATCAAGGCTTCTGGCCTGAACAGCCGGATACTGGTGCTCACCTCGCAACCGCCGCTGTTTTATTCACAGCGCTGCATGAAGGCCGGTGCCGCCGGTTTCATCTCCAAGACCCAGGACCTCAGTGAGTTGCTGCGGGCAATCAAAGTGGTCATGGATGGTTATATGTTTTTCCCCAACCTGACCATTACGTCCGTGCGCAACAGTGACGGGACGTTGTCCGATCTCGAGCTGATCGAACAGTTGTCTGCCCGGGAGCTGAGCATCTTGCAGCAACTGGCGCGAGGGCTGAGCAACAAGAAAATCGCTGAAGACATGACGTTGAGCAGCAAGACCATCAGCACTTACAAAACGCGCCTGATCGAAAAGCTCAACATCAAGTCGGTGGTTTATCTGGCAGATTTTGCCAAACGCAATGACCTGATTTAA